The following proteins come from a genomic window of Diceros bicornis minor isolate mBicDic1 chromosome 4, mDicBic1.mat.cur, whole genome shotgun sequence:
- the VSIG8 gene encoding LOW QUALITY PROTEIN: V-set and immunoglobulin domain-containing protein 8 (The sequence of the model RefSeq protein was modified relative to this genomic sequence to represent the inferred CDS: deleted 1 base in 1 codon) gives MGVRRAFHLLLVCLSPVLLSAVRINGDGQEILYLAEGDNVRLGCPYILDPEDYGPNGLDIEWMQVNSDPSPRENVFLSYQDKRINHGNLPHLQQRVRFAASDPSQYDASINLMNLQVSDTATYECRVKKTTMATRKVIVTVQARPAVPVCWTEGHMTHGNDVVLKCFANGGTPPLTYKWAKISGYTHPYRAGSYHSQQSFHSELSYQESFHSNLNQVSGLSNGDLVLKDISYKDDGLYQCTVANHVGYSVCVVEVKVSDTKRIGMIIGAVLGSLLMLACLAVGIWGLICCCCGGAGAGGARDAFCYRTGGGGGVGGGACDLASEIREDAVAPGYKASRRGSRVTQLLGYPTQNVSRSLRRKYAPPPCGGPEDVALAPRPAAAAAAAACEAGPSPVYVKVKSAEPADCADGSLSGKDGLFVRSEEGKQGAGRDDVSECSQRILRILLPPPLIHLLILTSLSLPDVCLPSQQPGRFQSHTAGWKDLQGHLT, from the exons ATGGGAGTTCGAAGAGCATTCCACCTTCTACTGGTGTGCCTGAGCCCAG TGCTGCTCTCTGCTGTGAGGATCAACGGGGATGGCCAGGAGATTCTGTATCTGGCGGAAGGTGATAATGTGAGGCTGGGCTGCCCCTACATCCTGGACCCTGAGGACTATGGTCCCAATGGGCTGGACATCGAGTGGATGCAGGTCAACTCAGACCCCTCACCTCGGGAGAATGTG TTCCTTAGTTACCAGGACAAGAGGATCAACCATGGCAACCTCCCCCATCTGCAGCAGAGGGTCCGCTTTGCAGCCTCAGACCCCAGCCAGTATGATGCCTCCATTAACCTCATGAACCTGCAGGTATCTGACACAGCCACCTATGAGTGCAGGGTGAAGAAGACCACCATGGCCACCCGGAAGGTCATCGTCACTGTCCAAG CGCGGCCAGCGGTGCCCGTGTGCTGGACTGAGGGCCACATGACACACGGCAACGACGTGGTGCTGAAATGCTTTGCCAATGGGGGCACTCCACCTCTCACCTACAAGTGGGCCAAGATCAGTGGGTACACTCACCCCTATCGCGCCGGGTCCTACCATTCCCAGCAAAGCTTCCACTCTGAGCTCTCTTACCAGGAGTCCTTCCATAGCAACCTGAACCAAG TTTCAGGCCTGAGCAACGGTGACCTGGTGTTGAAGGACATCTCCTACAAGGATGATGGGCTGTACCAGTGCACAGTGGCCAACCATGTGGGCTACAGCGTGTGTGTGGTGGAGGTGAAGGTCTCAG ACACCAAACGTATAGGCATGATCATCGGCGCAGTGCTGGGCTCTTTGCTCATGTTGGCCTGCCTGGCGGTGGGCATCTGGGGGCTCATCTGCTGCTGCTGCGGGGGCGCCGGGGCTGGCGGCGCCCGCGATGCCTTCTGCTACCGcaccggcggcggcggcggggtcGGCGGAGGGGCCTGCGACTTGGCTAGTGAGATCAG AGAGGACGCCGTGGCGCCCGGGTACAAGGCCAGCAGACGCGGCAGCCGCGTCACCCAGCTGCTGGGGTACCCGACGCAGAACGTCAGCCGCTCCCTGCGCCGCAAGTACGCGCCTCCACCCTGCGGCGGCCCCGAGGACGTGGCCctggcgccccgccccgccgccgccgccgccgccgccgcctgcgaAGCGGGCCCCTCCCCGGTCTACGTCAAGGTCAAGAGTGCCGAGCCCGCCGACTGCGCCGACGGGTCGCTGTCGGGCAAAGACGGACTCTTTGT AAGATCAGAAGAGGGGAAACAAGGGGCTGGTAGGGATGACGTCTCTGAATGTTCCCAGAGAATTCTCAGaatccttcttcctcctcccctcatcCATCTA CTAATCCTGACTTCCTTATCTCTCCCAGATGTATGCCTGCCTTCTCAACAACCAGGAAGATTTCAGAGTCATACTGCTGGGTGGAAAGACCTTCAAGGTCATCTAACTTAG
- the CFAP45 gene encoding cilia- and flagella-associated protein 45, with protein MPLSTTGVLSSSSATSIRSRNRTRYRTKALSSEVDESLFGGIKPLAQSDSPIVLLRDKPTIQKTLTALGLEHKPETIQLITRDMVRELIIPTKDPSGESLIMSPEEFERIKWASHVLTREEREAREQAFRKEKEAIVDAVTTRKKIMKQKEMVWRNNKKLSDLEEVAKERAQNLLQRANKLRMEQEEELKDMSKIILNAKCHAIRDAQILEKQLIQKELDAEEKRLDQMMEVERQKSIQRQEDLDRKRREERIRGRRHIVEQMEKNQEERSLLAEQREQEKEQMLEYMEQLQEEDLRDMERRHQQKLKMQAEIKRINDENQKQKAELLAQEKLADEMVMEFTKKKMAREAEFEAEQERSRREKEKEITRLRALQEKAQDYQAEQDALRAKRNQEVADREWRRKEKENAQKKMETEARLRESRLEQVAFKEHALAVQVQRDRDEFERILRAQREQIEKERLEEEKKATGRLQHANELRRQVRENQQKQVQDRIATFEEGRRLKEEAQKRRERIDDIKKKKLEELRATGLPEKYCIEAERKANILPATSVN; from the exons CCCCTGGCCCAGAGCGACAGCCCCATTGTGCTGCTCCGAGATAAGCCTACCATTCAGAAAACTCTCACTGCCCTGGGCTTGGAGCACAAGCCAGAGACCATCCAGCTCATCACCCGGGACATGGTCCGGGAGCTCAT CATTCCCACCAAGGATCCCTCAGGGGAATCCCTTATCATGAGCCCTGAGGAGTTCGAGCGGATCAAATGGGCATCCCACGTCCTGACTCGAGAAGAACGGGAGGCCAGGGAGCAGGCCttcaggaaagagaaggaagccaTCGTG GATGCAGTGACCACACGCAAGAAGATCATGAAACAGAAGGAGATGGTTTGGAGGAACAACAAGAAGCTCAGTGACCTAGAGGAGGTGGCCAAGGAGAGGGCGCAGAACCTCCTGCAGAGAGCCAACAAGCTGCGgatggagcaggaggaggagctcAAGGACATGAGCAAG ATCATCCTCAATGCCAAGTGCCATGCTATCCGGGATGCCCAAATCCTGGAGAAGCAGCTGATCCAAaaagaactggatgcagaggaGAAGCGGTTGGATCAGATGATGGAGGTGGAGCGGCAGAAATCCATTCAAAGGCAGGAGGACCTGgataggaagaggagggaggaaagaatccG AGGAAGACGGCACATCGTGGAACAGATGGAAAAGAACCAGGAGGAGCGATCACTGCTTGCTGAGCAGCGggagcaggagaaggagcagATGCTAGAGTATATGGAACAGCTCCAAGAGGAGGATCTAAGG GACATGGAACGAAGGCACCAGCAAAAACTGAAGATGCAAGCTGAGATCAAGCGCATCAATGATGAAAaccagaaacagaaagcagaattgCTGGCTCAGGAGAAGCTAGCAGACGAGATGGTGATGGAGTTCACCAAGAAGAAGATG GCTCGAGAAGCAGAATTTGAGGCTGAGCAAGAGAGAAGccggagggagaaggagaaggagatcaCCCGCCTGAGGGCATTGCAGGAGAAGGCCCAGGATTACCAGGCAGAGCAG GATGCCTTGCGGGCCAAGCGCAACCAGGAGGTTGCAGACAGAGAGTGGcgcagaaaggaaaaggaaaatgcacAGAAGAAGATGGAAACAGAGGCCAGGCTGCGGGAAAGTCGGCTGGAACAGGTGGCTTTCAAGGAGCACGCTCTGGCCGTCCAGGTGCAACGGGACCGAGATGAGTTTGAGAGGATTCTTCG GGCTCAGAGAGAGCAGATTGAAAAGGAGCggctggaggaggagaagaaggccACAGGGCGCCTACAGCACGCCAACGAGCTCCGGCGCCAGGTGCGCGAGAACCAGCAGAAGCAGGTTCAGGACCGGATCGCCACCTTTGAGGAGGGCCGGCGCCTCAAAGAGGAGGCCCAGAAGCGGCGTGAGCGCATTGATGACATCAAGAAGAAAAAGCTTGAAGAGCTGAG AGCCACTGGCCTTCCTGAGAAGTACTGCATCGAAGCTGAGCGCAAAGCTAACATCCTGCCAGCCACCTCTGTGAACTGA